A section of the Clostridiisalibacter paucivorans DSM 22131 genome encodes:
- a CDS encoding quaternary amine ABC transporter ATP-binding protein, with amino-acid sequence MAKIKMKNVTKVFGDDPEEGLKLLDQGYSKEEILKKKGLTVGVNNVSFDIESNEIFVIMGLSGSGKSTLLRCINRLIKPTSGEILIGDTDITKLDKKQLRDIRREKFGMVFQNFALFPFRNILENTQFGLEVYDMSKSEMEDKSKKALKKVGLEGWGDKYPDELSGGMQQRVGLARALAIEPDILLMDEPFSALDPLIKRDMQDLLLEIYDELDKTIIFITHDLDEALRLGDRIAIMKDGEIVQLGTAEDILTNSKNEYVEEFVKNVNRSQILTAEDIMVKPLELAYEKDGPNTAKYKMKQNKISSIFVVGKKRKLKGLVTVEGIKRAVENGDKDLLNVMEETKEVSPDTTINQLFDDISQMDVPIPVVEDEILKGIIVKGTVLANLS; translated from the coding sequence ATGGCAAAAATTAAAATGAAAAATGTTACTAAGGTATTTGGTGATGACCCTGAAGAGGGGCTCAAACTGTTGGACCAAGGATATTCCAAAGAGGAGATATTGAAAAAGAAGGGGCTGACGGTTGGAGTTAATAATGTGAGCTTTGATATTGAATCCAATGAGATATTTGTGATTATGGGTTTATCAGGCAGTGGAAAATCTACTTTGCTTAGATGCATAAATAGACTTATAAAACCAACATCAGGTGAAATATTGATAGGAGATACTGATATAACTAAATTAGATAAAAAACAGCTTAGAGATATAAGAAGGGAAAAATTTGGAATGGTTTTCCAAAACTTTGCACTGTTTCCCTTTAGAAATATATTAGAAAATACACAATTTGGACTGGAAGTATATGATATGTCTAAATCAGAAATGGAAGATAAATCAAAAAAGGCACTTAAAAAGGTAGGGTTAGAGGGATGGGGTGATAAATACCCAGATGAGTTAAGTGGAGGGATGCAACAGAGAGTGGGATTAGCCAGAGCCTTGGCAATTGAACCCGATATACTCTTGATGGATGAACCCTTTAGTGCATTGGATCCTCTTATAAAAAGGGATATGCAAGATCTATTATTGGAAATATATGACGAATTAGATAAAACTATTATATTTATAACCCATGACTTGGACGAGGCACTGAGATTAGGAGATAGGATAGCAATAATGAAAGACGGAGAGATAGTTCAATTGGGTACGGCAGAAGATATTTTGACTAATTCAAAAAATGAATATGTGGAAGAGTTTGTAAAAAATGTGAACAGGTCTCAAATATTAACTGCAGAAGATATAATGGTAAAACCATTGGAGCTGGCCTATGAAAAAGATGGTCCTAATACTGCAAAATATAAAATGAAACAGAATAAAATATCTAGTATTTTTGTAGTAGGTAAGAAAAGAAAACTTAAGGGGTTAGTTACAGTTGAAGGTATAAAAAGAGCCGTTGAAAATGGAGACAAGGATTTATTAAATGTTATGGAAGAAACTAAAGAGGTAAGCCCTGATACAACTATAAATCAGTTGTTTGACGATATATCACAAATGGATGTACCTATTCCAGTAGTTGAAGATGAAATTTTAAAGGGAATAATAGTAAAAGGTACAGTGCTTGCAAACTTATCATAA
- a CDS encoding acyl-CoA thioesterase: MINETVIRARYSETDQMGVIYHANYFNWFEIGRTSFFRQLGMDYKVLEDNNILLPVIDVGCKYILSAKYDDEIIIRTAIKKLKGVRIGFNYQIKRKRDDKLLAEGWTNHAFVNKDLKPINFKKKFNDVWNRLMESIEKG, encoded by the coding sequence ATGATAAATGAGACAGTTATACGAGCAAGATACAGTGAAACAGATCAAATGGGTGTAATATATCATGCAAATTATTTTAATTGGTTTGAGATAGGAAGAACGTCATTTTTTAGACAGTTGGGAATGGATTATAAAGTTTTAGAGGATAATAATATATTATTGCCAGTAATTGATGTGGGGTGTAAATATATACTTTCGGCAAAATATGATGATGAGATAATTATCAGGACTGCTATTAAAAAATTGAAAGGTGTAAGGATAGGATTTAATTATCAGATAAAGAGAAAGAGAGACGATAAATTATTGGCAGAGGGATGGACAAATCATGCATTTGTAAATAAAGATTTGAAACCAATAAACTTTAAGAAGAAATTTAATGATGTGTGGAATAGATTAATGGAATCAATAGAAAAGGGTTGA
- the pfkA gene encoding 6-phosphofructokinase, with translation MKNIGVLTSGGDAPGMNAAIRAVVRSAIYNGLNVFGIKHGYNGLINGDIKEMNLSSVADIIHRGGTVLRTARCEEFKTEKGLQKGLNVINVFGIDGIVVIGGDGSFKGAQKLADAGIPTMGIPGTIDNDLGYTDYTIGFDTAINTVLDAISKIRDTSTSHGRANIVEVMGRHCGDIALYAGLAGGAESIIVPEEKINTEQICKKILQGRNRGKLHSIIVLAEGVGNAFELEKSIQDKTNIETRVTVLGHIQRGGSPTASDRIMASKMGAMAVSLLLDDKAGLAVGIKGNKIISVDLNDAINSKNYFDKDMYKLAKILSI, from the coding sequence ATGAAAAATATTGGGGTATTGACCAGTGGTGGTGATGCGCCAGGGATGAATGCAGCCATAAGGGCAGTGGTAAGGTCAGCGATATATAATGGTCTTAATGTTTTTGGTATAAAGCATGGCTATAATGGTTTGATAAATGGAGACATAAAAGAGATGAACTTATCATCTGTAGCAGATATAATCCATAGGGGAGGTACCGTATTAAGAACAGCCCGCTGTGAAGAGTTCAAAACAGAAAAGGGATTACAAAAGGGTTTAAATGTAATAAATGTTTTTGGTATTGATGGCATAGTGGTAATAGGTGGAGATGGTTCATTTAAGGGAGCACAAAAGCTTGCCGATGCAGGTATCCCTACGATGGGAATACCTGGAACTATAGATAATGATTTGGGATATACCGACTATACTATTGGGTTTGATACTGCTATCAATACAGTATTGGACGCTATAAGTAAAATAAGGGATACATCTACATCTCATGGCAGAGCAAATATTGTTGAGGTGATGGGAAGACACTGTGGAGATATAGCATTGTATGCAGGATTAGCCGGTGGAGCTGAAAGTATAATAGTCCCAGAGGAAAAGATTAATACAGAACAGATATGTAAAAAGATACTCCAAGGAAGGAATAGAGGAAAACTCCATAGTATAATAGTGTTGGCGGAGGGTGTAGGAAATGCCTTTGAATTAGAGAAATCTATACAAGATAAGACCAATATAGAGACAAGGGTTACTGTATTGGGACATATTCAAAGAGGTGGAAGTCCCACTGCTTCAGATCGAATAATGGCTAGTAAGATGGGAGCTATGGCAGTGAGTTTATTACTAGATGATAAAGCAGGATTGGCAGTAGGTATAAAGGGTAATAAAATAATATCTGTAGATTTAAACGATGCTATTAATTCTAAAAATTATTTTGATAAGGACATGTATAAATTAGCTAAAATATTATCTATATGA
- the rlmD gene encoding 23S rRNA (uracil(1939)-C(5))-methyltransferase RlmD: MEIPIKKDNSYDIEIIDLNHLGKGVGKVEGFTVFAEGGIPGDVGKVKINKIKKNFALGKMEDIYTPSLNRITPPCPIAHICGGCQIQELKYQQQLNIKKRLVENNIQKIGGLEDVKIHDVIGMESPFRYRNKSQLPVGKKDNDLAIGFYKMGTHEIIDTKECLIQHENSDKIIEIVRNYMKDYNIMPYNERTGKGIIRHIVSRVSFRTGDTMVGIVTNKEKIPYEKALIDSLVMEVPNIKSIVQNINTRKTNVILGNKNRLLYGEDTIVDYIENLKFKISLKSFLQVNPKQTEVLYKKALEYCDLNGDETVFDLYSGAGTISLFLAQRAKMVYGIEIVEQAVKDAKENAKLNNIDNVQFYAGKSEDIFPKLYNDGVIADVVVVDPPRKGCDEKVLETIVDMNPKKIVYVSCNPSTLARDLKYLDERGYKAEEIQPVDMFSHTMHVETVVLLSRVEK, translated from the coding sequence TTGGAAATACCTATTAAAAAAGATAACAGTTATGATATAGAAATAATAGACTTAAATCATTTAGGTAAAGGAGTAGGGAAAGTAGAAGGGTTTACTGTATTTGCTGAAGGTGGAATACCTGGAGATGTGGGAAAAGTTAAGATAAATAAGATAAAAAAGAATTTTGCATTGGGTAAAATGGAGGACATATATACCCCTTCATTAAACAGGATTACTCCCCCATGTCCAATAGCCCATATATGTGGAGGGTGTCAAATACAGGAATTAAAATATCAGCAGCAATTAAATATAAAGAAAAGACTAGTTGAAAATAATATACAGAAGATAGGTGGATTAGAGGATGTTAAAATACACGATGTAATAGGCATGGAATCTCCTTTTAGATATAGAAACAAGTCTCAATTACCAGTAGGAAAGAAGGATAATGATTTAGCTATAGGATTTTATAAGATGGGCACCCATGAAATAATAGATACAAAGGAATGCTTAATTCAACATGAGAATAGTGATAAAATCATAGAGATCGTTAGAAATTATATGAAAGATTATAATATAATGCCCTACAATGAAAGAACGGGAAAGGGCATTATTAGGCATATAGTATCCAGAGTATCATTTAGAACAGGGGATACTATGGTGGGTATAGTTACTAATAAAGAAAAAATACCCTATGAAAAGGCACTTATAGATAGTTTAGTGATGGAAGTACCTAATATAAAATCTATAGTGCAAAATATAAATACTAGAAAAACCAATGTTATCTTAGGTAATAAAAATAGATTATTATATGGTGAAGATACTATAGTAGACTATATAGAAAATCTGAAATTTAAGATATCACTAAAATCATTTTTACAAGTTAATCCCAAACAAACAGAAGTACTATACAAAAAGGCATTGGAGTACTGTGACTTAAATGGTGATGAAACAGTGTTTGACCTATATTCTGGAGCAGGAACTATCTCATTATTCTTAGCCCAAAGGGCAAAAATGGTATATGGCATAGAAATAGTAGAGCAAGCAGTAAAGGATGCCAAGGAAAATGCTAAGTTAAATAATATAGACAATGTACAATTTTATGCTGGAAAGTCGGAAGATATATTTCCTAAGCTCTATAATGATGGAGTAATAGCAGATGTAGTAGTGGTAGATCCACCTAGAAAAGGCTGTGATGAAAAGGTACTGGAGACTATTGTAGATATGAATCCCAAAAAGATAGTATATGTATCTTGCAACCCATCAACATTGGCTAGGGATTTAAAATATTTAGATGAAAGAGGATATAAAGCAGAAGAAATACAGCCAGTAGATATGTTTTCCCATACTATGCACGTTGAGACGGTAGTATTGCTGTCAAGGGTAGAGAAGTAA
- a CDS encoding ABC transporter permease, with the protein MNTIPVGKVVDKFVQWLLENFGTVFDGISNIIENFMGWTEIGLLTLPPLIFTIILAGIALLLANKKVALFTFGSLVFVFYIGIWINFVQTFVLVLISAILSLLIGLPIGILCSKSKVLNRIVAPILDFMQTMPPFVYLIPAAILFGIGEVPGVISTIVFSMPPSIRLTKLGLKQVPDDLIEAGDAFGLTSIQMLYKIKLPMAFPSIMAGINQTIMLSLSMVVIASMIGAEGLGSQVLTGIQQMEVGVGFEAGLGVVIMAIILDRITGSIKMGRAKNS; encoded by the coding sequence TTGAATACTATTCCTGTGGGAAAAGTCGTTGATAAATTCGTACAATGGTTACTTGAAAACTTTGGAACTGTATTTGATGGTATATCAAATATTATAGAAAATTTTATGGGGTGGACAGAAATAGGATTATTAACATTACCGCCACTTATCTTTACAATTATATTGGCTGGTATAGCATTATTACTGGCAAATAAAAAGGTTGCGTTATTTACATTTGGGAGTCTAGTATTTGTTTTTTATATAGGTATATGGATAAATTTTGTTCAGACCTTTGTTTTAGTTTTAATATCTGCAATATTGTCTTTATTAATAGGGCTGCCAATAGGTATACTTTGTAGTAAATCTAAAGTATTGAATCGTATAGTGGCACCAATTCTTGATTTTATGCAGACGATGCCTCCATTTGTATACCTTATACCAGCTGCAATACTGTTTGGAATAGGAGAAGTGCCAGGGGTGATTTCAACTATAGTATTTTCAATGCCTCCATCAATAAGGTTAACAAAATTAGGTTTAAAACAAGTACCTGATGACTTAATAGAGGCAGGGGATGCATTTGGATTAACTTCTATACAGATGTTATATAAAATTAAGCTTCCAATGGCATTTCCATCAATCATGGCAGGTATAAATCAAACTATAATGTTGTCTCTATCTATGGTGGTAATAGCATCAATGATTGGAGCAGAGGGATTAGGTAGCCAAGTATTAACAGGGATACAACAAATGGAAGTAGGAGTAGGATTTGAAGCAGGATTGGGAGTAGTTATAATGGCAATAATACTGGATAGAATAACAGGAAGTATAAAGATGGGTAGAGCTAAAAATAGTTAA
- a CDS encoding type I restriction-modification system subunit M produces the protein MNKQKLASTIWESANQMRSKIEANEYKDFILGFIFYKYLSEKELAFFRKEKLTNADIEKVTENDVKYATYVRENLGYFISYENLFSTWIKKGNDFDISNVRDALSAFDRNIDDVYKKVFEKIFNTLQTGLSKLGETSQAQTKAVKSLLKLIKKIPMDGKQDYDVLGFIYEYLISMFAANAGKKAGEFYTPHEVSVLMSEIIAEHLRDKKQIKIYDPTSGSGSLLINIGNSIARFLGENKIDYYAQELKENTYNLTRMNLVMRGISPANINVRNGDTLEDDWPFFEDNDKDKTYKLIRVDAVVSNPPYSQKWDPTDKEFDPRYKNYGVAPKGKADYAFLLHDLYHLEDDGIMTIVLPHGVLYRGGDEGKIRENLIEKNNIDTIIGLPSNIFFGTGIPTIVMVLKRKRPTSDVLIIDASKGFEKSGKNNILRACDIKKIADTIKSREPIERCLSSKLS, from the coding sequence ATGAATAAGCAGAAGCTGGCATCAACTATTTGGGAATCAGCAAATCAAATGAGATCAAAAATTGAAGCTAATGAATATAAGGATTTTATTCTTGGTTTTATTTTTTATAAATATTTATCCGAAAAAGAGCTTGCCTTTTTTAGAAAAGAAAAATTAACCAATGCAGATATTGAAAAAGTTACTGAGAACGATGTTAAGTACGCAACTTACGTAAGAGAAAACTTGGGATATTTTATTTCATATGAAAATCTATTTTCAACCTGGATTAAAAAAGGTAACGATTTTGACATATCAAATGTGAGGGATGCATTGTCTGCCTTTGATCGTAATATCGATGATGTATATAAGAAAGTATTTGAGAAAATTTTCAATACATTGCAGACGGGCTTATCTAAACTTGGAGAAACTTCACAAGCTCAAACAAAAGCTGTAAAGAGTCTTCTTAAATTAATTAAAAAAATTCCTATGGATGGAAAGCAAGATTATGATGTTCTTGGTTTTATTTATGAGTATTTAATAAGTATGTTTGCTGCCAATGCAGGTAAAAAAGCAGGAGAATTTTATACCCCTCATGAAGTTTCTGTTTTAATGTCTGAAATTATTGCAGAACATTTAAGAGATAAAAAACAAATTAAGATATATGACCCTACATCTGGATCAGGATCTTTATTGATAAATATTGGTAACTCCATTGCAAGATTCTTAGGAGAAAATAAGATAGATTATTATGCACAGGAACTTAAGGAAAATACTTATAACCTAACAAGAATGAACTTGGTCATGCGAGGGATTAGTCCTGCAAATATTAATGTAAGAAATGGTGATACATTAGAGGATGATTGGCCATTTTTCGAAGATAATGATAAAGATAAGACGTACAAATTGATACGTGTTGATGCTGTTGTTTCTAATCCTCCGTATTCACAAAAATGGGATCCGACTGATAAAGAGTTCGATCCAAGATATAAAAATTATGGTGTGGCACCAAAGGGCAAAGCAGACTATGCGTTTTTATTACATGATCTATATCACCTTGAAGATGATGGGATTATGACAATAGTTCTTCCACATGGTGTGTTATATAGGGGTGGAGATGAAGGTAAGATTAGAGAGAATCTTATAGAAAAGAACAACATAGATACTATCATCGGTTTGCCATCAAATATTTTCTTTGGCACAGGTATTCCTACTATCGTAATGGTGCTTAAAAGAAAACGCCCTACTTCAGATGTGTTGATTATAGATGCATCAAAAGGATTTGAGAAATCTGGGAAAAACAATATACTGAGAGCCTGTGACATAAAAAAAATTGCTGATACTATCAAGAGTAGAGAGCCGATAGAACGGTGTTTGTCAAGTAAGTTGTCATAG
- a CDS encoding FxsA family protein — translation MLARLIILFTAIPIAELYVLFKLAEKTSALTTIAIVLLTGVVGAYLAKSQGRAILDRIRLELNSGRMPGNELINGLCVLIGGALLLTPGIITDVMGFSLVIPATREVFKQLLRDKFKSMLERGNINIYRK, via the coding sequence ATGTTAGCAAGATTGATTATTTTATTTACTGCTATACCAATAGCAGAGCTCTATGTATTATTCAAATTAGCAGAAAAGACCAGTGCCTTAACTACTATAGCAATAGTGTTGTTGACAGGTGTTGTAGGTGCATATTTAGCAAAAAGTCAAGGAAGAGCAATATTAGATAGAATAAGGCTTGAACTGAACAGTGGAAGAATGCCTGGAAATGAATTGATTAATGGACTATGTGTATTGATTGGAGGGGCATTACTTTTAACTCCAGGTATAATAACAGATGTAATGGGTTTTAGCCTTGTAATACCAGCCACTAGGGAAGTGTTTAAACAATTATTGAGAGATAAGTTTAAAAGTATGTTAGAAAGAGGCAATATAAATATTTATCGCAAATAA
- the pyk gene encoding pyruvate kinase, with the protein MKKTKIVCTLGPASEKREVLKGMIKSGLNVARLNFSHGNHEEHKVRIDMVKALRDELELPIAVMLDTKGPEIRTGNFEGGEITVEDGDTITLTTRDTMGNKDLCHVTYKGLAKDVNVGDTILIDDGLVGLKVIDIKEDTDIVCTVENGGVIKNKKGVNVPGTKINLPAITEKDLEDIKFGIENDIDFIAASFIRKPSDVIEIRKILEENNADHIQIISKIENREGVENIDSILKVSDGIMVARGDMGVEVPAEEVPLIQKMIIKKCNNIGKPVITATQMLDSMIRNPRPTRAEVTDVANAILDGTDAIMLSGETAAGKYPIEAVKTMHNIAERTEDSMDYKDILASIVRQNDITVTNAISHATCATAQDLGAAAIITATSSGYTAMAVSKFRPKAPIIAATTTERVMRLLSLAWGVYPILVDQTNSTDEIVDVSIDGAMEKGYIKNGDLVVITAGVPVGVAGSTNLLKVHIVGEVLLKGTGIGNKSAVGKVCTIKNASEINEKFETGDILVTISTDKDMVDAMQRASAIITEEGGLTSHAAVVGLSIGKPVIVGAANATEVLAHGGIVTVDGIRGLIYKGKAKVL; encoded by the coding sequence ATGAAAAAGACAAAAATAGTATGTACACTGGGACCAGCTTCAGAGAAGAGAGAAGTATTAAAAGGCATGATTAAAAGTGGTTTAAATGTAGCTAGGCTTAATTTTTCCCATGGGAATCATGAAGAGCACAAGGTCAGGATAGATATGGTAAAGGCTTTGAGGGATGAATTGGAACTACCCATAGCAGTAATGTTAGATACTAAGGGACCAGAGATAAGGACAGGAAATTTTGAAGGTGGAGAAATAACTGTCGAAGATGGAGATACTATTACATTGACTACTAGAGATACTATGGGCAATAAAGATTTATGCCATGTTACATATAAGGGATTGGCTAAGGATGTCAATGTGGGGGATACCATACTTATAGATGACGGCTTAGTGGGATTAAAGGTAATAGATATAAAAGAAGATACAGATATAGTATGTACTGTTGAAAATGGCGGAGTGATAAAAAATAAAAAAGGTGTAAATGTGCCAGGTACAAAGATAAATCTTCCTGCCATCACTGAAAAAGATTTGGAGGATATAAAGTTTGGAATAGAAAATGATATAGATTTTATTGCGGCATCATTTATTAGAAAACCTTCAGATGTAATTGAAATAAGAAAAATTCTTGAAGAAAATAATGCAGATCATATACAGATAATATCTAAAATAGAGAATAGAGAAGGTGTAGAGAATATTGACTCCATACTCAAAGTGTCCGATGGAATAATGGTTGCCAGAGGAGATATGGGGGTTGAAGTGCCAGCAGAGGAAGTACCTCTTATACAAAAGATGATAATTAAGAAATGTAATAATATAGGTAAGCCAGTAATTACAGCTACTCAGATGTTAGACTCTATGATTAGAAACCCAAGACCTACTAGGGCAGAGGTTACAGATGTGGCAAATGCTATATTAGATGGTACTGATGCGATAATGTTGTCGGGAGAGACAGCAGCAGGTAAATATCCCATAGAAGCAGTTAAAACTATGCATAATATAGCAGAAAGAACGGAAGACTCTATGGATTATAAGGACATATTGGCATCTATAGTTAGACAAAATGATATAACTGTAACTAACGCTATAAGTCATGCTACTTGTGCTACAGCACAGGACTTAGGTGCAGCTGCCATAATTACAGCTACATCATCAGGATATACTGCCATGGCAGTATCTAAATTTAGACCTAAGGCACCTATAATAGCTGCTACTACAACAGAAAGGGTTATGAGACTATTGTCGTTGGCATGGGGAGTATATCCCATATTAGTAGACCAAACTAATTCTACAGATGAGATAGTAGATGTTTCCATAGATGGAGCTATGGAAAAGGGATATATAAAGAATGGTGATCTAGTAGTAATTACAGCTGGAGTACCAGTGGGAGTAGCAGGAAGTACAAATCTTTTAAAGGTACACATAGTAGGAGAGGTATTACTTAAGGGTACAGGAATAGGAAACAAATCAGCAGTAGGAAAGGTTTGTACAATTAAAAATGCCAGTGAAATAAATGAAAAATTTGAAACTGGTGATATATTAGTAACTATTAGTACAGATAAAGATATGGTAGATGCTATGCAAAGGGCATCAGCAATAATCACAGAAGAGGGAGGACTTACATCCCATGCAGCAGTAGTGGGATTAAGTATAGGTAAGCCAGTAATCGTTGGAGCAGCAAATGCCACAGAGGTACTTGCCCATGGAGGTATAGTTACTGTAGATGGTATTAGAGGACTAATATATAAAGGTAAAGCAAAGGTATTATAG
- a CDS encoding aldo/keto reductase, whose product MEKRILGRTNLEISAIGFGGIPIQKVDKETAIELIKKAKEEGINFIDTAKIYGRSEELIGYGVEETGRENWILATKSPERDYDAMKKDIERSLELMKTDYIDLYQLHNVRTDDQYDKVMSEDGALKALKEAQKQGKIKHIGITSHDLGIIERALDDDIFSTIQFPYNPVETQASEIFDRAHKMDVGVIVMKPVAGGAIRNVDLSLRFILENSNISVVIPGMNEVKHIESNAAIGNNYKPLTDEERDIILGEAKELGTEFCRRCGYCAPCPQGIDIPVQFIVEGYYTRYDLKDWAKERYATFEHKANECVECGICETRCPYDLPIRKMLKRVHKNLG is encoded by the coding sequence ATGGAAAAAAGAATATTAGGAAGAACTAATTTAGAAATATCAGCTATAGGATTTGGAGGTATACCTATACAAAAGGTAGATAAAGAAACAGCTATAGAACTGATAAAAAAGGCAAAAGAAGAGGGTATAAACTTTATAGATACTGCAAAGATATATGGAAGAAGTGAAGAGTTAATAGGATATGGAGTGGAAGAGACAGGAAGAGAAAACTGGATATTGGCAACAAAATCTCCTGAGAGAGACTATGATGCTATGAAGAAAGATATAGAGAGAAGTCTAGAATTAATGAAAACAGATTATATAGACTTATATCAATTGCATAATGTTAGAACAGATGATCAATATGATAAGGTTATGTCTGAAGATGGTGCATTGAAGGCATTAAAAGAGGCGCAAAAACAGGGAAAAATAAAACATATAGGGATTACTAGCCATGATCTAGGAATTATTGAGAGGGCATTGGATGATGATATATTCTCAACAATTCAATTTCCATACAACCCAGTAGAAACTCAAGCCAGTGAAATATTTGATAGGGCTCATAAAATGGATGTTGGAGTTATAGTTATGAAGCCTGTTGCTGGAGGGGCTATAAGAAATGTAGATTTATCATTGAGATTTATATTGGAAAATTCAAATATATCTGTAGTGATACCAGGTATGAATGAAGTGAAGCATATAGAGAGTAATGCTGCGATAGGGAATAATTATAAGCCGTTGACAGATGAAGAACGAGATATAATATTAGGAGAGGCAAAGGAATTGGGTACAGAATTCTGTAGAAGATGTGGATATTGTGCACCATGTCCTCAGGGTATAGATATTCCTGTTCAATTCATAGTAGAGGGATATTACACTAGATATGATCTAAAAGACTGGGCCAAGGAAAGGTATGCTACATTTGAGCATAAGGCAAATGAATGTGTAGAATGTGGAATATGTGAAACACGATGTCCTTATGATTTGCCTATAAGAAAGATGCTTAAGAGAGTCCATAAGAATTTAGGGTAG
- a CDS encoding glycine betaine ABC transporter substrate-binding protein, producing MESPIKSNENKETKGTVEIGYVQWASAQASTNIVKVVLEDMGYEVKTPMLQTGVMYQSTANGKIDAFVCSWLPDTDRNYWKKYGDDLVELNDNYTSAQIGLVVPEYVEIDSIEELKDHKDEFEGRIVGIDPGAAQMVVTEKEVMPHYGLEDWNLEGSSGPAMTTELSRSINNGEWIVVTGWKPHWKWASWDLKFLEDPDQVMGTGECIKSMGRPNIREDLPEVAAFLENYRINTEQLSSVMLKIQNGMDPEKAAKEFVENNRELVEKWIPEGK from the coding sequence ATGGAAAGTCCGATAAAATCCAATGAAAATAAAGAAACAAAAGGAACTGTTGAAATAGGATATGTCCAGTGGGCATCGGCTCAAGCATCTACCAATATAGTGAAGGTGGTATTGGAGGATATGGGATATGAAGTCAAGACTCCAATGCTTCAAACTGGAGTTATGTATCAATCTACAGCCAATGGAAAAATAGACGCATTTGTGTGCTCTTGGCTTCCAGACACCGATAGAAATTATTGGAAAAAATATGGTGATGATTTAGTAGAGTTAAACGACAATTATACATCGGCACAGATTGGACTAGTTGTTCCTGAATATGTTGAAATAGATAGTATAGAGGAGCTTAAAGATCATAAAGATGAATTTGAAGGAAGAATAGTGGGAATAGACCCAGGAGCTGCTCAGATGGTAGTAACAGAGAAAGAAGTTATGCCCCATTATGGGCTTGAAGATTGGAATCTTGAGGGAAGTAGTGGCCCTGCCATGACAACAGAATTGTCAAGATCAATAAATAATGGAGAATGGATTGTAGTAACAGGATGGAAACCCCATTGGAAATGGGCAAGTTGGGATCTAAAGTTTTTAGAAGATCCAGATCAAGTTATGGGGACAGGAGAATGTATTAAAAGTATGGGTAGGCCTAATATAAGAGAAGATTTACCAGAGGTTGCAGCGTTTTTGGAGAATTATAGAATAAATACTGAACAATTATCTTCTGTAATGTTAAAGATACAAAATGGCATGGACCCAGAAAAGGCAGCAAAGGAATTTGTAGAAAACAATAGAGAATTAGTTGAAAAATGGATACCTGAAGGAAAGTGA